GGAGTACACCGCTAACATGGCTTTGCCTGTGCCTCGGATTTGTCGATAGACATCTTTAACCAGTAAATCCGCTATATATTTACTAATTGCGTCTATGCGATCGCGTTGTTCATAGATTTGCTTTTTATCAATGTCTTTGTAGTTGGGTTCCTCAAAACCCTCTAGCGGGTTGCGGGGAAGATCGAACAGCATTTTTGAGGCAACGGGAACGATATTTTTGATGGGGTTGAGGATAAACCCATCTTTGATCGCTTCATTCATGGTGTAGGAGTCAAAAGGAACCCACAGTTTTTCGCTTTCGGCATAGCCGCTAAATTCTCCGAAGCGTGCCAGGGTGTTATCGTCTGGGGTGGCAGTGAAACCGATGAGTAGGTTTTTCTTGGTGCGGATGAGATTATATTGGCGGTTTGCGTCAAAGGGGGTTTGTAACTCATCGAAGATATTGATCATTTCTTCGTGTTGGCTGCCACTATTGGAGCGGTGAATCTCATCAATGAGGAAGACGATCCGGAGTTCGGCCAGTCTTTGGAGGGTGTCAGCATCGAGAATTTTTTGCACGTCTTGGAATTTTTGCAGGTTGATGATGACTAAGCGCTTATCCGAGGTGAGGGCTTTTTGAAACGTCTTTTTGTCGTGGGCTTCTAGGAACATGGACTTTTCAATGTTCATGTTCCGCATTTTGGCATCAATCTGGCTGCGGAGTTGGAGGCGATCGACCACAATCATAACTTTATCGTAAACATAAGTACCATTGCGGCGCAGGTCTTTCAGTTGCAGTGCAGTCCAGCCAATAATATTGGATTTACCAAACCCGGCGGCGTATTGCAGCAATAGGGAATAGACGTTTTTATTATTGGCGTAGGCTTTACGCTTTTCAATCAGTTCGGCGCGTTTGGTTGGAGCAACCTGGGCTAGTTGTTGCTCTAGTTGGTGAATGAAATAATCATCTTCGAGTTCGTGGGCTAAAAATTCGTCAATTTTTGCCAGAATCTTATCTGTGCCAAATTTTTGTTTGGGACGGGGGCAAATCAGTTGTCCTTTTTCGTCCTTGAGTTCTTTGCGACCGTTGATGGTGCAAACTTCCCGCTCGATGAAGTTGTAGTAGAGTATTTCTTTTTCAATGAAGCTTTTGCCGTAGTGGTAGCTAAAAAGTTCTTTCAGTTTGTCTTTTTTGTCGGCGTGAGGGTTGAGCAGGGGATAGGGTTTGAAGTCTTGTAGAACTTTCTTGGTGTAGTCCTCTCGATCGAATTTGCCTTTTTTACAGGTGTCTAGGACTTCATCAAAGAATTGGTCAATGGTGCGGATAATGTAGGTTTCGGCAATGTCGGTGGTGGTGATGTGAATGGCTTTTTCAAAGATTTTGAGGAAGTCTTTGCGGTAGTGGGCTTTTTCGGATTCGCTCAGATGAGGGTTTTGATCGAAGATTTCGTAATATTTTCTGACGGCTTCAAAGTAGTCTTTGGAAACTTTGCCCCGTCCGTTTTTCTTGGCGGTTTGGTTGCTGAAGTTGGCTTTCAGTTCGCTATAGCCCAGATACAAGCCATTCACAAAAAAGCTGAGGTCAGGACGGAAGGAAAAAATCTGTTTGCCTTGATAGTCGTATTTATAGGGCAGTTCTTGAATGACGGAAAAGATATTTTGCTTGAATAGGTCGCTATCGTGAATCACGCTGTCATCGGTGTAGAACAGATGGAGCTTAACGCCATGTAGGGTAACGGATTTGTTAGCGTTGATGAACAGCGCCATGTTCCGACTGCTGGCGATTCGTTCTTGGATGAGTTCGAGCAGGTCGGCGAGCAGGGTTTGGGCGTTGCCGTTGTATTTTCTCAGTAGGGTTTCGTAGGGCTTTTGGTTCAGGGTGGTGTTAGAGATAAACTCTTGTAGATCATCTTCAATGATGAGGGAGTTGGTAACAGTGTTGGGTTTGACTTCCCGGTAGCCTAGTTCGGTTTTGATGAACGGGACGAGAAATTTTTCTTGTAGATGAAGTTCAGACATAAGTTATATTCCTTATCGCCATGATTCTAGGGAAAACTGTTGGACTTCTTGAATTCGTTTCATGTCATTGTCTGCCGACACAAGAGTTAAGCTGTGTTGCAGGGCTGTGGAAACAATCCATAGATCGTGATCGGTAAAGCCGAGATTGTAGATGTTAGCTCCTCGACGTTTGGCTTTTTCTTTCGGGGCAAAGTGTCTAAAAATACTGGCTTTAAGATGACTGTAGATATTGGCGGTTGTTTCGTCGATTAGATATATAGCAAGTCCATTTGAGTTGTGAAATAGAAAAAGCCCTCTCCCTAAATCCCTCTCCCACGGGAGAGGGACTTTTCCCCTTCTCCTGTGGGAGAAGGGGGTAGGGGGATGAGGGGCAGCCATTACACAACTCATTTAGGTTTGCTATAGATCAAGATTTTGCAGAAAAGCCTCAACTATTTTGCGATTTTCGTTGACTCGCTCTGATTTGTCTGCCATGTAGAGAAGTTCGGCATGAGTAATAATGCTGATGCTAATGGTACTATCAGATCGCTCTTTTAGTGCTTCTATCACCTGTGGGTTGCCGTTGATGATGTCGCTACAGTGGTTGGTGTCGAGTAGGTAAGACATGGTGGCTAAAACTGTGATTTTGAGCGAGTTTCTATCACAAAATTTAGACACTCTTCGAGGTCATCACCTTGCCAAGTGTTGGCATATTTGAGTAAGTCTTGGGCGCATTTGTTGCGTTTGAGGGTGGTTTCTTCAAGTTTTGGTAGTTCGCCTTTTGCGGTGAGGGTTTGAATGGAGTCGAGGAGGTTGCTAATTAGGATGAGCCATTGGGGGGAAAGGCTGTTAAGTTGGTGGTCAATTTTTTGCCGTAGTTGAATCACGTTCATGGTTAATTCTCCATTTTCAATTTTCAGTTACTTTAATTTTGCCTGTGACAACATCGTTGATTAGGGTTTTACGGAGTTCTTGGAGTTTTTCGATTTGGGTGTTGATGGTTTGGATAATTTGGTCTATTTGGGCAGTTTTGGTGTCGAGATATGAACTTATTTTGAGTTGTTCTTCAAGAGGAGGTATAACCACCTCAACACCTTTTAATTTTGAACCGTTGATATGTAGTAGTATCCCTCCTGTTGTTATCCTATGAAGTGATATAAATCCACATTGACTGACAAGTGAGTAAAGTAGATATTTAGCTAGGAAACATGAATCAATAACTCTCAAGATCAACAACGCATGGCAATTAGCACCTTCAAATTCTTTGGGCACTATACCAACTTGACCAATGGAACCTGTTTGAACAACCAAGATGTCATCTTCTTTCAAGATTGATTTTGGGTGTTTTTTAGACCACTCTCTATCAACGTAGTAATAACCATCAGGTGTGAATTTCACTGAGTTATCTTTAATATGAATTCCTTGAATATAAGGAACTCCACTTTCTTTCATTATTTCTCGTGTTGGCCCCACATAGCCATTGGTCAGCTTTTTGAGAGTTTTTGATAACTTTGTCACTTCCCAATGTTTAGGGATTTCGCCGATCCAGTCAATGCCGCTATCTTTCATCGGAACAGACTTATCAAGACCGCGTGTAACGGTTTCATTGATAAGCGATCGCTTCAATTCCTCATAGCGTTGGGCTTTTTGGGTGAGCAGGTCAATTTGGCGATCGATCTGGGCGGTTTTGGTGTCGAGGTAGTGGGCGATCTTTTTCTGTTCAGATATTGATGGAAAGGGGACAGTGATTGCGCCAAACTTATCAAAGTACAAACGCAATCTGACATCCATGATGCCCCGTGAATGCCGTTTGAAGATTGCTTGCGACTTTTCCGTTCTAAATAGATAGGTGTAAAATCTCTCGTCTACTTGGTCACTGGCTTTCCGCAAGATGTCATAAGCAGGACTGGTCACACCTTCATATTCTGATAGTCCTATTGCTCCCATCCAAGCTAAGAGCTTGTTAACAACAATGTCACCTTTTTTGACCATCCAGTAACCGTCAGTAGTAACAGCCTTATTGCCTCGTTGTTCCATTTCCTTACGAGGTCTGACACCAATGCTTGCATATAGCGAAAGAAGCTCAAAGTCATTATTTTCGGGTGCTGTATCAGTGATTAAGTTAAAGATGTCTTTAACTCTTTTCTCATCCCAATCAGCAGGTATAAACTCATCCCACTCATTATCACTGTCTTTATATTTCGTATGAGGAGCAGAGTAAAGCTTCATAGTGAAAGTTCCTCCTCAAGTGACTTTAACTCATCATTCAGAGAATCTATTTCACCCAAAATCTCTTCCACACTTCGCAACTGCTCAGGCTGATAAAACACCTTATTAAAATTAATCTCCACCCCCACCACATTATCCAAATACTCAAACGGCTTCGTAATGTACTTCGCCATAAATGCTTCAATCCCCGCCCAATTCTCATCCGGGTCACGATGATAGGGAATAATCTCATAATCCTTCTGAGTATCCGGCATTAACTCCACCGTAATTACAATACTTTCGGGCTTCGTTTTCGTCTTTTTCTTAAACGACGACTTCACCACAATTTTTCCACAGCCCAACGCC
This is a stretch of genomic DNA from Roseofilum capinflatum BLCC-M114. It encodes these proteins:
- a CDS encoding DEAD/DEAH box helicase family protein, with product MSELHLQEKFLVPFIKTELGYREVKPNTVTNSLIIEDDLQEFISNTTLNQKPYETLLRKYNGNAQTLLADLLELIQERIASSRNMALFINANKSVTLHGVKLHLFYTDDSVIHDSDLFKQNIFSVIQELPYKYDYQGKQIFSFRPDLSFFVNGLYLGYSELKANFSNQTAKKNGRGKVSKDYFEAVRKYYEIFDQNPHLSESEKAHYRKDFLKIFEKAIHITTTDIAETYIIRTIDQFFDEVLDTCKKGKFDREDYTKKVLQDFKPYPLLNPHADKKDKLKELFSYHYGKSFIEKEILYYNFIEREVCTINGRKELKDEKGQLICPRPKQKFGTDKILAKIDEFLAHELEDDYFIHQLEQQLAQVAPTKRAELIEKRKAYANNKNVYSLLLQYAAGFGKSNIIGWTALQLKDLRRNGTYVYDKVMIVVDRLQLRSQIDAKMRNMNIEKSMFLEAHDKKTFQKALTSDKRLVIINLQKFQDVQKILDADTLQRLAELRIVFLIDEIHRSNSGSQHEEMINIFDELQTPFDANRQYNLIRTKKNLLIGFTATPDDNTLARFGEFSGYAESEKLWVPFDSYTMNEAIKDGFILNPIKNIVPVASKMLFDLPRNPLEGFEEPNYKDIDKKQIYEQRDRIDAISKYIADLLVKDVYRQIRGTGKAMLAVYSIQAARLYAQAVKRHFQAITQQPKYAKYADAPIYVVYSSSQDQQSATGLNDGLSEEKVLENFALKKNGLIIVVAKLQTGFDERRLHTLFLDKEIRGIAAIQAISRVDRTAKYKNDCKIVDFSYNNVNVQTIKDAFEHFSDVVVSDFDPFSDRRVLEILFSELKKSGVYNQFFDRFLHIFNDNAKRNDPESYLDLESSIENHIWADPQHTADAKAKAAQYFTLLNRIEYVIAIDEKYKEPSFLAFLRLFNRLYNQHHRTDDIKDAIEVYFDNQIGIVEVEAQEKKPKKKQETKVAKGKEPGQTAYPFNILEIIEARNEQEDLKAARIKEFETKIRDFFQYVRDSEEGKRLIIKINSDVSEDEIYEDFAKIYRKYKATKRKTVGDYFFKEMEDLVNKLCDDFEHTVSHSRAFH
- a CDS encoding PIN domain-containing protein; this translates as MSYLLDTNHCSDIINGNPQVIEALKERSDSTISISIITHAELLYMADKSERVNENRKIVEAFLQNLDL
- a CDS encoding restriction endonuclease subunit S, whose amino-acid sequence is MKLYSAPHTKYKDSDNEWDEFIPADWDEKRVKDIFNLITDTAPENNDFELLSLYASIGVRPRKEMEQRGNKAVTTDGYWMVKKGDIVVNKLLAWMGAIGLSEYEGVTSPAYDILRKASDQVDERFYTYLFRTEKSQAIFKRHSRGIMDVRLRLYFDKFGAITVPFPSISEQKKIAHYLDTKTAQIDRQIDLLTQKAQRYEELKRSLINETVTRGLDKSVPMKDSGIDWIGEIPKHWEVTKLSKTLKKLTNGYVGPTREIMKESGVPYIQGIHIKDNSVKFTPDGYYYVDREWSKKHPKSILKEDDILVVQTGSIGQVGIVPKEFEGANCHALLILRVIDSCFLAKYLLYSLVSQCGFISLHRITTGGILLHINGSKLKGVEVVIPPLEEQLKISSYLDTKTAQIDQIIQTINTQIEKLQELRKTLINDVVTGKIKVTEN